The following coding sequences lie in one Candidatus Neptunochlamydia sp. REUL1 genomic window:
- a CDS encoding IS3 family transposase, translating to MRRKTSIAVIERNKPILKRMEELKKEHPFWGYRRIWAHLTYVDQIVVNKKRVYNIMKKNNLLVNKETKLRAKRGSLRPKPQAKKPNEIWGIDMTKIKTEIGWVYVVVVLDWYSKKIVGKQVGLVSKTEDWLEALDEGLSKQYPEGVLGKELNLVSDNGCQPTSTRFMKTCNTLGINQIFTSYNNPKGNAETERSIRTLKEELFWIKEWKGVKQVEDALSEWVENYNRTYLHSALGYRSPEWAEENFSKQEVA from the coding sequence AAGAGCTGAAAAAAGAGCATCCATTCTGGGGTTATCGAAGGATCTGGGCTCATCTTACGTATGTAGATCAAATAGTTGTAAACAAGAAGAGAGTTTACAACATAATGAAGAAGAATAACTTACTGGTAAATAAAGAGACAAAGCTGAGAGCCAAAAGAGGCTCTTTAAGGCCAAAGCCACAGGCGAAAAAACCTAACGAAATCTGGGGAATCGATATGACAAAGATCAAAACTGAAATCGGTTGGGTGTATGTTGTAGTTGTGTTGGACTGGTACAGTAAAAAGATCGTTGGAAAACAGGTAGGACTAGTCTCAAAAACAGAAGACTGGCTAGAAGCCTTGGATGAAGGGTTATCAAAGCAATATCCTGAAGGAGTGTTGGGCAAAGAGCTTAACCTTGTATCTGACAATGGTTGCCAGCCAACGTCAACACGGTTTATGAAAACCTGTAACACCCTGGGAATAAATCAAATATTTACAAGCTATAACAATCCTAAAGGAAACGCTGAAACAGAAAGAAGCATCCGAACGTTGAAAGAAGAGCTCTTTTGGATCAAGGAATGGAAAGGGGTGAAGCAAGTAGAGGATGCACTAAGTGAATGGGTAGAAAATTATAATCGGACTTATCTTCACTCTGCTCTAGGATACAGATCTCCAGAGTGGGCAGAAGAGAATTTTAGTAAGCAAGAGGTAGCATGA